Proteins from one Rosa chinensis cultivar Old Blush chromosome 7, RchiOBHm-V2, whole genome shotgun sequence genomic window:
- the LOC112179192 gene encoding late embryogenesis abundant protein 18: MQSAKEKISNLASAAKEKVETHKAKTEEKVEKMTARTEEEKRIAEEKRRAKEAEAKMKLHESKAKHEADKLTTGAPATDGGAPMGRTAVPSYPPGGYSTRKLP, encoded by the exons ATGCAGTCTGCAAAGGAGAAGATCAGTAACTTGGCCAGTGCTGCCAAGGAGAAAGTAGAGACTCACAAAGCCAAAACGGAAGAGAAG GTTGAGAAGATGACTGCGAGgacagaggaagagaagagaatAGCGGAGGAGAAGAGAAGAGCTAAAGAGGCAGAAGCGAAGATGAAGCTGCATGAGTCCAAAGCCAAGCATGAAGCCGATAAACTGACTACTGGTGCTCCTGCAACTGATGGCGGTGCTCCGATGGGCAGGACCGCAGTTCCATCGTATCCCCCGGGAGGTTACAGCACCCGAAAACTGCCCTAG
- the LOC112179191 gene encoding uncharacterized protein LOC112179191, which yields MGLFKKLSLFLGFSKDDDHEVKDKEEDEDDSQPRNQAHFQGTGLPRRGFSVPVQVAVDRPPPGPILIPCRSGDGGVQGLRWHARRQRMDEDGDVADQFLDEVFPDMSASRENRRFEVKSSTRPAKVKSQALSQDGRIQQCVEYRGRSLWI from the exons ATGGGGCTGTTTAAGAAGCTATCGCTGTTTCTAGGGTTTTCCAAAGACGATGACCACGAAGTCAAAGACAAAGAGGAGGACGAGGACGATAGTCAGCCCCGTAATCAGGCCCATTTCCAAGGCACCGGCCTTCCCCGTAGAGGCTTCAGCGTCCCTGTTCAAGTCGCCGTTGACCGTCCTCCCCCCGGCCCAATTCTCATTCCTTGTCGCTCCGGCGACGGCGGTGTTCAG GGTCTAAGATGGCATGCAAGGCGACAAAGGATGGATGAAGATGGAGATGTAGCAGATCAGTTCCTGGATGAGGTCTTCCCAGATATGTCTGCCAGCAGGGAAAACAGAAGGTTTGAAGTGAAATCCAGTACGAGGCCAGCTAAAGTGAAGAGTCAGGCCTTATCACAGGATGGAAGAATCCAACAGTGTGTGGAATACCGAGGTAGATCTCTGTGGATATGA